From Gloeocapsa sp. DLM2.Bin57, one genomic window encodes:
- a CDS encoding HEAT repeat domain-containing protein, whose product MELEEIRAYLDSPDAQQRMRAIVELRNYNPTIVVPLLKQRMYDQELLIRSFVAIGFGKKRNEEAFEALLNLIEYDRDYNIIAEAANSLAQYGDRALPYLVNLFQYNHHWLIRQSILAAVADMNQPEILLKLSSWGLQGNDLVVKLGSISNLGKLATTNYADEALAILLTLVDDSEVQIRIEVAKTLDNFKNFVEAQTALTQLRQDSDYRVIGATLESLL is encoded by the coding sequence ATGGAACTAGAAGAAATTCGCGCCTACTTAGATAGTCCTGATGCTCAACAACGGATGAGAGCGATTGTCGAACTGAGGAACTATAACCCGACGATCGTTGTACCTCTGCTCAAGCAAAGAATGTATGATCAAGAGTTGCTCATCCGTTCTTTTGTAGCCATAGGGTTTGGTAAAAAACGTAATGAGGAAGCTTTTGAAGCTTTGTTAAATTTAATTGAATACGATCGCGATTATAATATTATCGCTGAAGCGGCTAACTCTCTAGCTCAATACGGGGATAGAGCTTTACCCTACCTAGTTAACCTTTTTCAATATAACCACCATTGGTTGATCAGACAAAGTATCTTAGCTGCTGTAGCAGACATGAATCAACCTGAGATACTATTAAAATTATCTAGCTGGGGTTTACAAGGCAATGACTTAGTAGTTAAACTAGGCTCAATCTCCAACTTAGGTAAATTAGCTACTACTAATTACGCTGATGAAGCTTTAGCAATCTTGCTCACTTTGGTAGATGATTCTGAAGTGCAAATACGTATTGAAGTAGCTAAAACCTTAGATAATTTTAAAAACTTTGTGGAGGCGCAAACCGCTTTAACTCAACTTAGACAAGACTCTGATTATCGAGTAATTGGCGCTACTTTAGAAAGTTTACT
- the hisD gene encoding histidinol dehydrogenase, whose translation MLRIITEPTEAKTELRRISDRNYDEHISSQEASVREIVNQVKKEGDKALLAYTEQFDQQKLALEELRVSGSELDAAYQKISRELLEAIKLACANIEAFHRQRVPKSWVNFGEDEIVLGKKYTPVDSAGIYVPGGRASYPSTVLMNVIPAKVAQVPRIVMVTPPGREDKGINPAVLVAASEAGVSEIYRVGGAQAIAALAYGTGTIPQVDVITGPGNIYVTLAKKMVYGRVGIDSLAGPSEVLIIADEQANPVHIATDLLAQAEHDPMASAVLITTDSQIATQVQISVEQQLQHHPKRIPTEKALAHYGLIVVVESLAIASELSNLFAPEHLELEVAQPWELLNSIRHAGAIFLGNSTPEAVGDYLAGPNHTLPTSGAARYASPLGVETFMKHSSIIQYSSQALKKVGKAIEALAQAEGLTSHAESVRVRTQEQQSESSSD comes from the coding sequence ATGCTGCGAATTATCACAGAGCCTACTGAGGCAAAAACAGAACTACGTCGCATTAGCGATCGCAATTATGACGAACACATTAGCAGTCAAGAAGCTAGTGTCAGAGAAATAGTTAACCAAGTCAAAAAAGAGGGGGATAAAGCACTATTAGCCTATACAGAGCAATTTGACCAACAAAAACTCGCCCTAGAAGAATTAAGGGTGAGTGGCTCAGAGTTAGACGCGGCTTATCAAAAAATTTCCCGAGAGTTACTCGAAGCGATTAAGTTAGCTTGCGCTAATATCGAAGCTTTCCACCGTCAACGTGTCCCTAAATCTTGGGTGAATTTTGGCGAGGATGAGATAGTCTTGGGTAAAAAATATACCCCTGTAGATAGTGCGGGTATTTATGTACCAGGAGGAAGAGCTTCTTATCCTAGTACAGTATTAATGAATGTTATCCCTGCTAAAGTAGCTCAAGTTCCTCGTATCGTTATGGTTACTCCACCCGGTAGGGAAGATAAGGGGATTAATCCTGCGGTTTTAGTAGCAGCTAGTGAAGCGGGTGTGAGCGAAATCTATCGCGTTGGTGGTGCTCAGGCGATCGCCGCTTTAGCTTATGGCACTGGTACTATTCCCCAAGTAGATGTAATTACAGGTCCTGGTAATATCTATGTGACTCTGGCTAAAAAAATGGTCTATGGAAGGGTAGGTATTGATTCTTTAGCTGGTCCTTCTGAAGTGTTAATTATTGCTGATGAGCAGGCTAATCCTGTACATATCGCTACAGATTTACTCGCTCAAGCTGAACACGATCCCATGGCTTCAGCTGTATTAATTACTACTGATAGTCAGATAGCTACACAGGTACAAATCTCGGTAGAACAACAGTTGCAACATCATCCTAAACGGATACCTACAGAAAAAGCACTGGCTCATTATGGCTTAATTGTAGTGGTAGAATCTTTGGCGATCGCCTCTGAACTTTCTAATCTATTTGCACCAGAGCATCTTGAGTTAGAAGTAGCTCAACCCTGGGAATTATTAAACTCTATTCGACACGCAGGAGCAATTTTTCTGGGTAATTCTACTCCTGAAGCTGTAGGGGATTATTTAGCAGGTCCTAATCATACTTTACCTACTTCTGGAGCTGCTCGTTATGCTTCTCCTCTGGGGGTAGAAACTTTTATGAAGCATTCTAGCATCATTCAGTATTCTTCACAGGCTCTTAAAAAAGTAGGTAAAGCTATCGAAGCTTTAGCCCAAGCGGAAGGTTTAACCTCTCACGCTGAATCTGTGCGGGTAAGAACTCAAGAACAACAATCAGAATCTAGTTCCGACTAG